In Anthonomus grandis grandis chromosome 6, icAntGran1.3, whole genome shotgun sequence, one DNA window encodes the following:
- the LOC126737419 gene encoding 6-phosphogluconolactonase has product MIYQPTQVYFILLLGVLSCIKSVKNQKMAHGVTILENKDIVIEDLCKIIEKTAQESIEKHGTFSVGLSGGSLVSFLVTGLPKVKSDFTKWKLFFCDERLVPVDDPESTFGVYKRQLVDTKAVNITADQFVILKQGVSADEAAKDYEEQIKNLVPLNPLPQFDLLLLGMGPDGHTCSLFPGHKLVQETNRWVAPITDSPKPPPSRITLTFPVLNNARVCVFAIAGKEKAEMAKRIHVNKEKLPAGLVQPTNGQVYWLVDKDAGSLLD; this is encoded by the coding sequence ATGATTTATCAGCCTACTCAAGTCtactttatattacttttaGGAGTGTTGAGTTGTataaaaagtgttaaaaatcaaaaaatggcACATGGTGTTACAATATTGGAAAACAAAGACATTGTAATTGAGGATCTGTGCAAGATAATAGAAAAAACAGCCCAAGAGAGCATTGAAAAACATGGGACATTTTCTGTGGGTCTTTCAGGAGGCTCTTTGGTGAGCTTCTTAGTAACAGGCCTTCCGAAAGTTAAATCAGATTTTACAAAATGGAAATTATTCTTCTGCGATGAAAGGCTTGTACCTGTAGATGATCCAGAATCTACATTTGGGGTCTACAAACGCCAATTAGTTGACACTAAGGCAGTAAACATCACCGCCGACCAATTTGTGATACTGAAACAAGGTGTGTCTGCTGATGAAGCTGCCAAGGACTATgaagaacaaataaaaaatttagtgcCGCTTAATCCACTGCCCCAATTTGACCTGTTATTGCTGGGAATGGGGCCTGATGGACACACGTGTAGTTTGTTTCCAGGCCATAAGCTTGTTCAAGAGACAAACAGGTGGGTTGCCCCAATTACTGACTCACCGAAACCCCCTCCGAGCAGAATTACTTTAACCTTTCCAGTGCTAAATAATGCTAGGGTGTGTGTTTTTGCTATAGCTGGTAAAGAAAAAGCTGAAATGGCTAAGAGAATACATGTGAATAAAGAAAAGTTGCCAGCTGGACTAGTGCAGCCTACTAATGGACAAGTGTATTGGTTGGTTGATAAAGATGCTGGATCTTTgttagattaa
- the LOC126737843 gene encoding G patch domain-containing protein 4 isoform X1 translates to MDFARKQLEKYGWSEGKGLGRTESGIATALKPKLKFDNAGIGHDVGEQFTNNWWERVFNSAADNIDVQQSSSDVKMTVKDKDAVEISTKTYSVKNLKRNTSLEYGSFIKTAKLTQGGTENYSVPVVESEALKSYQGLTDDDLFAACGGRTAHKGARHGLKLSGKLSRIEKQEKLLLKKMKKVSLSDNNCSKVEKKLRKIKSEKDKYDEKYTPFDDPDMPSTSNIKKKKRKSVSFNETVTKIYTNDPDTSFDSEVGSVRDENSSNDANNNSDEGIEQDSENNNNELDVDNHRAFEEARLNFSDLSKAERKKLKKKRKLEAKNHAATTVFLMNISQEEDVQEDKEGSSKKRKYLEGEEEIEPKRSQTESPSRLKRKKNKKKKHKQKKEEAKAINSITKSLEGFCRISESE, encoded by the exons ATGGACTTTGCCCGCAAGCAGCTTGAAAAATATGGATGGTCCGAAG GTAAGGGCTTGGGACGGACCGAAAGTGGTATAGCAACAGCACTGAAACCAAAACTCAAATTTGATAATGCCGGAATTGGGCATGACGTTGGTGAACAATTCACCAACAATTGGTGGGAGAGGGTTTTTAACTCTGCTGCTGATAACATTGATGTACAG CAAAGCAGCTCCGATGTGAAAATGACCGTGAAGGATAAAGATGCGGTGGAGATATCAACCAAAACCTATTCagtaaaaaaccttaaaaggaATACCTCACTTGAATATGGTTCCTTTATAAAAACTGCTAAACTCACTCAAGGTGGTACGGAAAACTACAGTGTGCCTGTCGTAGAGTCTGAAGCGTTGAAGAGCTATCAAGGACTGACTGATGACGATCTTTTTGCTGCTTGTGGAGGCAGAACTGCTCACAAAG gtgCTCGTCACGGCCTAAAATTAAGCGGAAAACTATCAAGAATTGAAAAACAAGAAAAgctacttttgaaaaaaatgaaaaaggtctCGCTTTCCGACAACAATTGTAGTAAGGTAGaaaaaaaactgagaaaaatcaaaagcgAAAAAGACAAATACGATGAAAAATATACTCCTTTCGACGACCCGGACATGCCCAGTACGTcaaacataaaaaagaaaaagaggaaaAGTGTGTCTTTTAACGAGACAGTAACGAAAATTTACACTAACGATCCCGATACGAGTTTCGATAGTGAAGTGGGCTCGGTAAGGGATGAAAACTCTTCGAACGACGCAAATAATAACAGCGACGAGGGAATCGAACAGGATTCAGAAAACAACAACAATGAACTCGACGTGGATAATCACAGGGCCTTTGAGGAAGCCCGATTGAACTTTAGCGACTTGTCGAAAGCGGAGCGGAAAAAGCTGAAGAAAAAGCGCAAACTAGAGGCCAAAAATCATGCTGCAACTACCGTTTTCCTGATGAATATCAGTCAAGAAGAGGACGTGCAGGAGGACAAAGAGGGCTCTTCAAAGAAGAGGAAATATCTTGAAGGTGAAGAAGAAATTGAGCCGAAACGTAGCCAAACGGAAAGTCCTAGCAGACTCAAGAGGAAGAAGAACAAAAAGAAGAAGCATAAGCAAAAAAAAGAGGAAGCTAAAGCTATAAATTCGATCACGAAATCTTTGGAAGGGTTTTGTCGCATTTCTGAAAGTGAATAA
- the LOC126737843 gene encoding G patch domain-containing protein 4 isoform X2 has protein sequence MPELGMTLVNNSPTIGGRGFLTLLLITLMYRTYILFLPSQQSSSDVKMTVKDKDAVEISTKTYSVKNLKRNTSLEYGSFIKTAKLTQGGTENYSVPVVESEALKSYQGLTDDDLFAACGGRTAHKGARHGLKLSGKLSRIEKQEKLLLKKMKKVSLSDNNCSKVEKKLRKIKSEKDKYDEKYTPFDDPDMPSTSNIKKKKRKSVSFNETVTKIYTNDPDTSFDSEVGSVRDENSSNDANNNSDEGIEQDSENNNNELDVDNHRAFEEARLNFSDLSKAERKKLKKKRKLEAKNHAATTVFLMNISQEEDVQEDKEGSSKKRKYLEGEEEIEPKRSQTESPSRLKRKKNKKKKHKQKKEEAKAINSITKSLEGFCRISESE, from the exons ATGCCGGAATTGGGCATGACGTTGGTGAACAATTCACCAACAATTGGTGGGAGAGGGTTTTTAACTCTGCTGCTGATAACATTGATGTACAG gACTTATATCCTTTTCTTACCTTCGCAGCAAAGCAGCTCCGATGTGAAAATGACCGTGAAGGATAAAGATGCGGTGGAGATATCAACCAAAACCTATTCagtaaaaaaccttaaaaggaATACCTCACTTGAATATGGTTCCTTTATAAAAACTGCTAAACTCACTCAAGGTGGTACGGAAAACTACAGTGTGCCTGTCGTAGAGTCTGAAGCGTTGAAGAGCTATCAAGGACTGACTGATGACGATCTTTTTGCTGCTTGTGGAGGCAGAACTGCTCACAAAG gtgCTCGTCACGGCCTAAAATTAAGCGGAAAACTATCAAGAATTGAAAAACAAGAAAAgctacttttgaaaaaaatgaaaaaggtctCGCTTTCCGACAACAATTGTAGTAAGGTAGaaaaaaaactgagaaaaatcaaaagcgAAAAAGACAAATACGATGAAAAATATACTCCTTTCGACGACCCGGACATGCCCAGTACGTcaaacataaaaaagaaaaagaggaaaAGTGTGTCTTTTAACGAGACAGTAACGAAAATTTACACTAACGATCCCGATACGAGTTTCGATAGTGAAGTGGGCTCGGTAAGGGATGAAAACTCTTCGAACGACGCAAATAATAACAGCGACGAGGGAATCGAACAGGATTCAGAAAACAACAACAATGAACTCGACGTGGATAATCACAGGGCCTTTGAGGAAGCCCGATTGAACTTTAGCGACTTGTCGAAAGCGGAGCGGAAAAAGCTGAAGAAAAAGCGCAAACTAGAGGCCAAAAATCATGCTGCAACTACCGTTTTCCTGATGAATATCAGTCAAGAAGAGGACGTGCAGGAGGACAAAGAGGGCTCTTCAAAGAAGAGGAAATATCTTGAAGGTGAAGAAGAAATTGAGCCGAAACGTAGCCAAACGGAAAGTCCTAGCAGACTCAAGAGGAAGAAGAACAAAAAGAAGAAGCATAAGCAAAAAAAAGAGGAAGCTAAAGCTATAAATTCGATCACGAAATCTTTGGAAGGGTTTTGTCGCATTTCTGAAAGTGAATAA